ctggaaatagtgacacaatgaatgttcAACAAATGAAGcagttattgatcacatggttactatctgaaggcaacagcctgaatctccagctgtaCCCCCGGGGGGCCTCCACAGATGAACCAGgactgtgaagctgcatccctggtagtgaagcctccctcactgctttcagccactcaggggacccttttcactgcgtcaacatctacagcgtcaAGGTGCTCGGAAGGAAGCTCTTCCCCTcttttcagccgcctgctgtttactctggtgagttatcatgatgaggttatttttcttatccaaaaatacaataatctgatgctgtgacaagttacactctgacagGTGTGTTATTCTTCTGCCTGTCGTATtgtgtgttatatatatatgttctatatatgtgttatatttatcagggtgtggatgagcgcagtgtcccagggatggaccgagtggacagcctggcagagtatTTGATGGGGCCgaggactgaaactggacaaacactgagcaaccagcaggccaccaccatcaaagccctgtggcagaaccttctgcGTATGTCCTGCCACAGGACCAGCAGCGAGCTTGTTCTAtcagcccattgctgtaataatttaattatcatcccatgtaacaggtctggtatttgagaaaatacaaacaaaaataccaGATGCATTTACCACAGCTTCAGAGGTTttgatgtgctgatgtgtgtgtgttctatgTGTTGTTCTGGATTGTGGCATGTattcaaataaacaagaaaaactaaatataaatacagtcgGTGGTgagacacattttattcaaataaataGAACAGACAAGAGCTACATCCTAACTGAGCATTAAAATTTGAAATATAAAAGGGTGTGGACaatgaattattatttattagttaataaataacatgaaacaTGAGAACATTTCAGTCAATAAATTAAGATTCAATTTAATTAAACTGACAAAATCATGTTAGACTGAGTGTCATGACTCTCCTGGGCAGCTCACTGTACATTAGTACAATATATTACTCTGGACATCACAACATGGATTCAACATCTGGCCTCTTCACCTTGACTGATTCAGTTAAAGCATAAACGAAAGTGATAATTGGTTTTTGTATGCTGACCTGAAACAATCACATTtaatatgttttgtattttgtatcatCATAATGATTCCATATCAACTTCTagatcttttatttattgtatatatacTTTTCTAAATTGGTTATGTACTAAAGGCTGAATCAGTCTCATATGTGTATGATGAGCTACGAGGGTCCAAAGGCTTATTGGAAGTCTGCATCTCAATGTCTGGCAGTACAGGCTCAACTCcaaaagtaaatgaaacagaatgtgataaatAGCTCATCTTTTTTGACgtatattcaactgaaaacaaaacaaagactaTATTTGATGTCTTACCTCATCAATTagattcatttttgtaaatatatgttcATTAAACAAGTTAGCTGCATGTGGACCCATTTTGTGTAAACACATGAAATTATATATCttcaaacacagttttgttcCTTCACTGTGGTTGTTTTCAGACCTTAGCCACAGGTCACTGGCATCCACTCCCAGCATCCACACCTGAGCATCGCCGAGCGTGGGCATCCATTAAATTAGGCTTTGACTTTACATTTTGAGGAAACACTCTTTAGCATTGCTCCACACTTGTATtccctgcagggagagagaagaaataaaacacttgaTTCATGAACATGACCACTCCACTTATCCTGTGACCTTCAGGTACCTGGTGTGCTGCTCTGTACCTTTTTGCACATGCTGATTTGCATGACAGCATAGTTGATGAGCGCTTCCCGCAgatctttgtctttctgctccTTGAAGCGCTGCATGTCCACCCATGCCTTTTCAACGTGCTCTCTGTGGTAAAACAGACCAAATAAAGCACTCAGACAAATCTGGTGAAGATATTATCCTTTAACGCGCACAGGACAGAAAAGGCTCAGCCAGCATGCAGCAGCCTCCATGACTCACTCGCACTCCATGGTTTTCTCCTTGACGGTCTCTTCACCCTCTGCTATCAgttcctccagcagcttcagtctggCCTCTCTCTGCTCAGGGGCCTCCTGGCCAAAAAGCTTGTTGGTCATTCCTTTGAAGGAGAACGTCCGCACAATCTGAGGAAaacataaagacagaaaattacGTTAGTGAGGCAGGAGAACATCTGgataacaaacaaataacaaacacaggGAGAGTAAAGCACTACGTGGATAACATTAGTTTGCTGTACCCCTGTGGCCAGCTCCTCACGCTGCTGCTTCTTGGAGACGAGGTCCTGGGAGGCCATCTCGAGCTCAAACTGGGTCAGCTCATGTTTCCTGCACACTGCTCTGCCAAAGCAAAGTGCACAACATGATATCATTATCTGCTGTCATCAGGTTGGAACCTACCAGCCAAACAATGGGAGCATTTAACAAACGATTGAATTGTTCTGTGAAAAAGTCAACGCAATCATCTGGGGCATGGGGAGATATCCCACTCTGTGGGCCAGGTTGACAACAAATCGcttttaccgctgttacttAATGTTAACAGTCTAAATATAACAaggctgaaggcagcagcagcagagggtggAGACAGCAGCCCACTGATCCCCGCAGTAACAGTGTAACTCTTTAAGTTTTTGCAGCTGAAGTGGTAAATAAGACAGAAGGATATGCAGACTTTCAACAGCTAAAGTGAGACAGTGCATatgcagttttgtttctttactgtAATTGTTTCCAGAGCTCAGCCAGAGGACACAATCCCAGCATCCAGGATGGGGCcaggttcaccactctgtgaaaaACTGTGTGGGCAAGTAGTCCCAGTGTTTAAGAACAATGTTCCTGCaatgaatttaaatgatttcatgAAAAGATTTAGAGAATCTCTGCACACGACGGGCGAGGCCGAACACTGGCGAATGAATGAATGCCCATGATCCTCAATCCCTCGGTTGACGCTGCATTAAAAACCGACATGCTTGTCTAAAGGACATTACTACACgggttcaggaacactttgtaaaaccattgtTGTTAAACACAGTTCTTCACTGCATCTACAAATGCAAATTAAGACTGTACCATGCGAAGTAAAAACCACATATCAGCAACACCCAGAACGTGCTTCTCTGGACCCGAGCtcatctgagatggactgatgcaaagtgggaaagtgtgctgtggtctgatgaatccacatttcaaactgttttttggaAATATTGGACAAGAGGAAAAGGACCATCCAGACTGTTACCAGGACAAAGTTGAAAaaccagcatctgtgatggtatgggggtgTGTGGGTGCCCATGGCATGGGAGAACAAAGTAAGTGTCATCTGAGGATGAACTGTGAACACTATAATGTGTATATAGTGTTGCTAAAACTGGGTCTTACCTAAGAGCTTCAGCGTAGAAGAGATATTCCTTCATTTGGTCCGCATAATGTTCCTCTTCTTCTAAGATGTCATCTATTGATGCAGCATATCTGCAGATGTGTGACAACATCTGTTTTAACAAGCAACACAGCTGGTAATCCTACAGTATGTGTTAAATATAAAATCTGCAGAGGAATTGCAGAAAACTGTGACGACAGAGATAGATGGGATTCTGACAATGCAGCGAGTGTCAAATACTCACGCATCCATATGATGACCGGCACTTTGGAGTCCATCTCCCATCTCTTTCTCTATGGCACTCCACTCACTGCAGTGACgaaatatcacatttaaatgCTCCTGGATTTTGGGACTGAATAATATTTTTCGAAGTACTGTAGCACCAAATCTTTTTTGTCATGttgaagtttctgttttttttagggTCTGAGGATAGAAGGTACTGCATGCTGCACATATTGTAAAGCCCTGTTTGgactaaaaacatttttttacttGATAATGGTACAATACCTGAAGACTCTTCCATAGTTCCCATGGACCTTGTAAACACCGTAGAGTCGATCTGCAACCCTCTAGAGGAGACACGGAAAAATAGATGAAACTAACCAATTAAAACTATAGCAAATATTCAATCAATAAATTCAAATGTCCAGCCTAAAGAGCCCAGCACGCTTGTTTTTATTCCCTTAACACTAGTTTATACGGTTGTGCTGctacaacaatacaacaaccctgattccaaaagagtttTAGGCTgtgaaaaaagtaaataaatcagaatggaatcatttgcaaatgaactgtgtatACAGGTGGCGACGTGCTCCTGAGCCCATGAAGAATTATCccttatacaatcatgtgtttcactcATCAGCATtacacaactttcccagtcttttgttgcccctgtgcCAACTTTGGAAGGAGTTGCGGTATCAAAGTCAGAATAAgctttttacaaaaatcaatgaagctgatgaggtaaaaaattaaacatattgtctttgtactgttttcagttgagtatatgtcaaaggGATTAGAAAATggttacattctgttttattaatgtttaacacagcgtccaaacttttttggaatcaaaaAAGTCCAGCCTGATTCTGGACAGAAATACAACTCTGGATTGAactatttaaaaatgttaacagTCTTGTTTAACATTATGTTCTGTTAATTCATACACATGAATTAAGTAATTCCATTATAAATTTACTGTTGCTACTGAAATGAGATTGTTGTGTCTACTACTGTTTCTGAAGTGAGGAATGAGCTTTCAAAGCACAAAGCAGCTATGATGAAAAGTGATAAAAAGGTGATGAgacatcagtgttgtgttcactatttgtttctgctgcccccaatTGGGAGCAGCATTTAACGCAGGTTTTAAGATtaaagcattatttttttttccccaagatgttgagtgtgtgtgtgtgtgtgtttgtctgacagacagacaggcagaaagagacCTACTGCTCGTGCTCGGAGCAGCTGAGATGTGTGAGACTGCAGCTCATCGCTGTAGTGTTTCATTTCCATGAAGCgtctgagaaagaaagaggaaacaaagagacGTGCAGAACAcagtgattaaaatgaaaaatgaatttaaatgacTGATTAAAATCAGGCCtagttatttacatttttgactttttcttttaatctgatGGATCTGGAGAGGATGATgtctttattcttcattttactaattgtttcagtcaagtttcaggcaaaaatgccaaacattggCTTTCGCACTGGTAAGTTGATGAAATGACgacattttttgacattttaactCATTTGCTGACGCCTCATGAATCTGGCAAACAGCAGTACTTTATGTACAGTAGCTAGCTTTAGTTAATGTTTATCATGAGATAATACCTAGGTAGCATTAGGATCAAAACATACTTACAGTATAAAAGGTGAAAGTACTGCCCCATTTCAGAATAAGGTAAAGTACGATACTATTATCTAATTCTAATTAATACAAATACtcaatgttgcagctggtaaagatggagctgagatttttattgtttttttttactatatatACGACTGAGAAGTGAATTTCACCCCTGGGATCATCTTTTCTTATCAATCataatgtatttgttgattataatttgtattattaatctgaacCTACATAGTAacttgtcagataaatgtagtggagtaaaaagtaaaatatttgtctctgagatgtagtggagtggaagtagaaagtagcagaaaatggaaatactcaagtaaagtacaagtacctcaacactgcacttaagtaaatgtaccaTATGGCAGCGAGATCAGAGAATATTCAGGCAATTGTGCAAAagaataaagacattttaacGGCTGCCCACAAAGAAATATCTCACTTTTAGGAAGAATCCTGTTAACAAAGAGGGAAGGGATTTCAAGATTTACCCAGCGTGATCTCCAGCTGTACCAGACCAGACcaaattcatttcaactttatttaaaaacaaacaaacaaacaaaaaaactattttaatttGTGACACCCCTAGAGGCAGAATATCCAGGAAGATCAGATCTACTTTTACTATAATAGCTTAAGACCATTTAGATTTActagtgtttgtgtgaaactgAACTTAAAATTGAATATGTTATGTTGTAATATTGTTGTAATATTAAATACATGTTAAGTGGGTGCTTATGTTATGATGTACCATGTTAGGGAACTGTAGCTGTTATGATTTTTGAGAGCCAGATAGAtagaaagaagagggaggaaggaggaagaataATCCTAACAGATGCAATAGGGTTCCAGAAGCCTTGCTGCTTGGACCCCTAATAACTAGAGATGAATTATTAAGATATTACAGGTAACTGTTGACAACATTTTGAACATGATTGAGCTTCTCTTACAGTGTGTTGGGAAAATACACTTATAACTTACTTATCTGGATTTCTCACCCTGAAGGTGGCACTGAGAGCTCTCAGCCTGGAATCTGCCTGCAACAGGAGTAACAGGAGGCGGTCAAGCTTTGTGACATTGAAACATCTTTGCAAGAAAAAAGATTAAGAAGAGCTGCAATTGGGCATTACCTTGGCCTGAAATCCTGTCTCATACACCACTTCCTTCCAGCCATGTTCCTGCCAATCACAGCGTGAAGTTATTCAATCAACCACTGAGCTATAAATGATCGCTTGAACTGCTGGACTGACCAAGAGCTGCAGCTTGTACCTCAGTGAGGAAGTGGTAGAGGATCTGGTCATTGGAGAGGACAGGATGGGACGCCACACGAAGCAGAAAGTTCTCCAGCCCGACCCTGCGGCGCTCCACAAAGTCTGGATCCATGTTGTCTGCCGACAGCTTGTGCCACACAAACTCTGCCTGCATGTAGGAGAACAAACTGCCTGCATTCACCTTTTCCCTTGACATGTCTGCAGTTTATATacttttctttgatttcatGCACATCATGTGTTTTGGTATATCAGTCgtatgacacacacagctgaacgATTCTCACACTTTTCAGCACTATATgtcattgaaatgaataaagcaTTGTGGAAGAAAATGTGGTCTACTCGCACCCCCCTAAGGAAAGCTGTGTTGAGACTTGATGCTCGGCTGAGGAGAACAAAGAGATTatcaacacagtgtgaacactgcCTGATGCCACCTCAATTCTGAGGGATGCTTCCTGTGATCAGCCCTTTATCCTAGCTGGGAGCGCTAAATCTGCCCAATTATGGTCATTCTTCAGACATCAAGAACATGTGTAACTAACTGATGGCTCTCCAGACCTAAAACAAGGCCTTATGCTCATCCACGTTCCCCAGCTCACGTTGCATGTGTCTTTAGGTTGCCATCAACACATTTCTCTAACAGGAAACAGTCTACCCCACAatgtctggaggacagcacagctTATCACCTATGACGATGGTTGCCCCAGCAACGGCGCTTCTCTCCCTATCCGGAGGGCGCCAGTTTCCCGAAACAACCCAACAGCTGTATTCTActccagcagagaaaaacaaacctctCCCTTCGGCCCTGCGGCCCCCACTAGGAGACAGTCAGGGTGTAgtcaagtgacatcacacacatcatatACAGTCGTAGGTAGGCCTACGAGTAAGTACAAAATTATCtgcaagaataaaaacaaaaccgcAATGCCACTGACGCAGCACACCACGCCATCGAGCTGCCGAACATCATTGCAGGGGAAGATCCTTCACCATGAAAGCCCTAGTCATATAGCCATCTTGACCATCGTGCAAAATAATTTCAGTACCACAGaagcactttttaaatgttcattGCATTATCAAATAGTAAAATGACATTAGACAGAGGAACAGTTGTTAtataaaatgtctaatttctctttttaaaaggTACAGAAAACTCCAAACTGTTGATTTGAATCTTAGTGGGTGTGTATGTAACATCCCGTCTTGCCATCAGGATTCCTGTTATTTGCTCATGTGTCATTTATTTAACGACACTGTGGTAAATTCACTTTCTGGTTCAGCAGCTGCATTCAGGTCCAAACAGAGGGAGTCTCATTAGATTGACAGTCATTAATGTAATGAGTGTGGACAGAAGGTATGAAGTGTTCCAAAGTAAAATGACCGTCTTTTAGCTTTCTTGTTGGGTcgagctttgtgaagctgctctgtggcAGGCTACTTTCAGTCCTGGCTCAGTCATCCAGTTTATGGCTGACACCATGTGGATTAGTTTTGTTCTGGAGTCATTGTTGAGATGGTGCAATGAAGCTATTCTTGACTCTACACTCAAACTTAGAATTAAACTTCTGTTCAGAGCAACAGCCTGCTTGTTATTATTTAGGGATGAGGACGGGAGAGTGAAACCATGACAAATCATTAACTGATTTCTGTATTACTCCTCATTTACTAGAAGTTAGCCGGAAGCCAATGATGATTTCTCAACCTACTTCTGCTTGCCCTGTCATATTATAATCAGCAAGGATGTAAAGCACGGCTGCATCCTTTGCGAATCACTGAACTTACCCTCTTCTCAGGCAACGGGGGGACAACGATGTATGGATAGGTAACTATTAGGTAGTTCCGCAGCAGTTCAAATTCACTGTATCTCCTCCACAAAGAGTCCGGGGCTGGGTTACGACCATCGGCAACTGCATCCATTGGCCTTGAAAGATTAAGCCAAGAGACAATgttgttatgttgtttttgcacaaaagacagaagtaaattcatgcagcacagagctgaaagaagGAAGTCTAAGTAAATGCATATCAAAAGATCTAAGCTCGAGCCACAGCACTTCCTCTCAGGGGACAGCTGCTCTCACCGTGTTTCGACGAGGTACACGGTGAACGTCTCCTGCATGTTCACTGCGTTTTTGCCGCTCCTCTTCTCAGCCTCAGCAACACAGATCTCCATTCTGCGCAGGAGCGTGGAGCCCTCCTCCACCATCTGagccatcacacagcagcatgactgacaggctggaaacagctgtgtCACTGTCCCCACTCCTCTGCCCACTCGtggtgacattttgttttcatgttagCCTACGAGCTAATGGCTATTTGGATATATGACCTATGGGGCAGTCTTTTATTGAACAAACCAATGTTAGCATGGGAATAACAGCGGACTGGGTGAGTCATACATGACCTCCATGTGTCCATAATGGCgaaaacaatttaaatattAACTGAAATAAGACTTATCAACCTGTGTTAACTTTTCTTGTGTTTAGCTAACTTGTCTACGACATAATGTAAGCTAGCTCTGCGCTGGGCTTTACACTGTTGAGCTTTCCAGCGGTTAACAAATACAACGTAACGTTAACACAGCCATGTCTAGGATAAGCGACGTTTCACAATTACAGCTGGAAGGATGCGCTAACATCATGGTTTTACCGTGTTGTTTAAGCTGTTTCGCCTGTCCGCGGCCGTGTGGTAGAAATCATCGTCAGCAGCTACAGACTCTTCTTTCCCATCCTCCGCcatcctctcccttcctcctgaTGTTGTTGGTGAGCCAGGACGCATGCGCAGAGCGCACATCATCCAGCGGACGTTAACCCTTTACTGCGCACACCATTATACCATCATAGCACAAGTttctgaattattattattattattattattattattattattatattgttcaATGAGAAATGCCTGAATCTGAAATAATGACTCATTTCctacaaaaacatgcacaagaTGCCTACTGTATTTCTAACTTTATGTTCTTGCTTTTTcaacttttaaaaatattttttgcacaGTATGGattttaaagctgtaaaattttcattttaattgtacCAAGCTATCAGAGGATAATTAACCCAAGAGaacctgtgtgtacagtgtaaaCACAAGTGTGAGAATAATAATTGCTCAACATTACTGAAAACTGGGCTGATTGTCCTTATTGAAAATATACCACGAAGCAACAATGACAGAGCGAgagggtgtgcatgtgtgtttggatgtgtgcgtgcatgcaaaTGTCACTCAGTGAGCCTGCAGCCAGGCCCTCTTTGCTGCAGCTTTCCTTGTGACACCATTGTGTGTGGCCTCCATCTCATCAAGCGTACTCCGTCGTTTGGCCTTCATTCCCTTGTCTCCCATGAAAGCACCTCCAGCAAGTTGATTCTGCAGTACAGTTCCCACACTGTGGATTTTAGACTTCCAGAATCACGTCAATTCCATAAAGCCAGTTGTCATAAAAAAGCTTGTATGACATTTAGGGAGAAATGACAGAGGCTATTAATAGTACAATATTCCCACTTGCACCATTGTCTTGAATTCCATCTTCTGCAGGGACATAACCAATATAAAACTTGAATTGTGAACGATTACATGTCGGTCCGCCTGCACAAAGAACACTACCTCTTGTGTTCCTTTCTTTCACAGGGAGAGAATGATATTGTCCCcttaacaacaaaaaaggacACTGAGCGTATGTGTGGTAGTTTCCAGCAGAATCTTGAATTCTGGCAGGAGTAGAAAAGGAGATCTGGCACAATGACACAAAAACCCCTTACTGTTGACTGATATGACACTGAGAGGGAGAAGACAGATTCCATTCTCTTAAACAATAATGCCCTCCAACACAAAATTGAGGAGCGAAAGAAAACGCTCAGAATAGAAAATGACTAGAAGGAAGAGCCACTTTTCAAAGCTGctgaaaagaaggaagaaatgGAGACAAGCtgaaggaggtgaaggagcaggaggaggccaTGCACCGTAACTAGAAGCTGTTTTAGAGTTTGAGTTCATGTGTTCTGGTATTGATGGAAAATCCttactttatttattctttatagAAATTATTTTGCCCAAGAAACCCATATGAAATGGAGATGCATGACCATTAATTGTGAAAACCAAAACGGATTGTACATTTTAGAAAGCAATGTGAACAGCAGccatgtgtttcagtttgaatcAGTACTTTCAGAGGAGAGACTGACTAGAAAAATCTTTAACTAGGACATAGCACACAATTTTTCTTAGTTGAGAGAGCTTGTTGTATTACATTCTCATTctgatttgcattcattttcagcAATGATttgcaataatataataaaaaaggaaatttgGAAAGCCAAAGCTCCAAACTCACATTCAAATTGAAGATACATAGATACATACATTGCTACATAGAAGCACATTTGCAGCAAAGGTAGAGATCTCCTGTGTGCTCAGTTAAGAGCTGGTACAAGACAGTTAAATAAGCAAAGCAgacaatttaaaatgtttaattgtcAGCGAACATAACAGTTGCATTAACATAACTTTACATTCAAGTGATATGAGACATAAAAGAGATTTACAAGCTGAAGGTCACACCATGTACTCTGATAACACTGATGCTGGAATAACACTGGTTGCACTCTCCTGATCAGCAGTCAGcatcagtgtttcagtttgGCAGACATTCGTCATAACAACAGCCTCTAGAGAGGCTTTAAAGTCATATAAAAAATATCCTTATATCATTTGGGAGGTCTGCTGCTCGCTACAAGTGTAGAAAATGGGCTAGATTAACCAGGAACTACATACTGGTCAGTGATGTGACCACTGAGTAAAGTGGCTGTCTTATTTGGTAGATTTGTTTCATTATAGACTTCTACTGTCTAGTCTTTGACATCATCTCAGTTAAAGGACACTTTAGTTTATTCCTACTTGAGTCTTTTGTCCAGTTATCGGCAGGGCTGAAAAGCCACTGAGGGAacactgtggaaaacaaaactgGTCTGATTTGTGGAGAAATAAGAAGTTCCCTTTCTGGTGAGATGAAGTATGTTAAGAAATGCAGACCTGTCAGAGGTCGCATCATGTCGTCTAAAAAGCTGTCGCACGGTGCCTGGAGATATCACACAACtgtaaaaatcaacaaacataATCGAAGGGACAAAAAggcagatggatggacagacatcTTGATTCAATTAACTGTGCAGGAATGAGGAAATTTCTGTGCTGTACATTAAAACAGATCATAAAACCGTTGTGTTGTATTAAAACATTGGATGTAATGATAAACTTGGTGCTGTGTGGACTGGCCACCAGCCCCTCACAGACAGAGTGGACTTTGACCACGTCTTCGTCAAAGTGCAGGTCCTGCATCACTCCCCTGCCGTGCACGGCTCCCGGGTTCGTCCTCCAAACCGACAAAGAAGCAGACTTGCTGCGGAGAGGATGGGGCGATGTGAGGATGAtggtgggaggaagaggaggtagATTTGGGGATCTCCCAGTAGCTGCCGTGGAGGTccagggaggagagagcaggcGGGTCATCTCTCTGCGTGGGTCTGTCGCACTCTGTAGGCAGAAGGGGCGCGCTCAGGCATTTCCTCTGGCCCGCCTCACTGCAAAGACAATCACACGGATGTTTCAGGGTTTGTTTCATTCACCTGAAACAAGATTCATGCAGCAGTTCAAGACAGCAAATTCATGGGGGATGGGGAAAAGTTTAAACCCCGCCAGGTGCAGTCTTTAATTCTGCTTTTAGAAAGGGGGTTTTTGGATGCTTTTTGGTAATCTgacaagcactttg
This region of Chelmon rostratus isolate fCheRos1 chromosome 22, fCheRos1.pri, whole genome shotgun sequence genomic DNA includes:
- the LOC121625742 gene encoding sorting nexin-4-like — encoded protein: MAEDGKEESVAADDDFYHTAADRRNSLNNTMVEEGSTLLRRMEICVAEAEKRSGKNAVNMQETFTVYLVETRPMDAVADGRNPAPDSLWRRYSEFELLRNYLIVTYPYIVVPPLPEKRAEFVWHKLSADNMDPDFVERRRVGLENFLLRVASHPVLSNDQILYHFLTEEHGWKEVVYETGFQAKADSRLRALSATFRVRNPDKRFMEMKHYSDELQSHTSQLLRARARVADRLYGVYKVHGNYGRVFSEWSAIEKEMGDGLQSAGHHMDAYAASIDDILEEEEHYADQMKEYLFYAEALRAVCRKHELTQFELEMASQDLVSKKQQREELATGIVRTFSFKGMTNKLFGQEAPEQREARLKLLEELIAEGEETVKEKTMECEEHVEKAWVDMQRFKEQKDKDLREALINYAVMQISMCKKGIQVWSNAKECFLKM